The Hymenobacter sp. 5317J-9 genome has a window encoding:
- a CDS encoding DUF1304 domain-containing protein — MPLLAQLLIGFVAAIHLYILWLEMFAWTTRGPKTFRSLRPELFEPTKVLAANQGLYNGFLAAGLIWALLIADPAWHRNVASFFLGCVAVAGLYGAATAGRRILWVQTLPALLALGAVWLA; from the coding sequence ATGCCCCTGCTCGCCCAACTTCTCATTGGCTTCGTAGCCGCCATCCACCTGTATATCCTGTGGCTGGAAATGTTTGCCTGGACCACGCGCGGGCCCAAAACCTTCCGCTCGCTGCGGCCCGAGTTGTTTGAGCCCACCAAGGTGCTGGCCGCCAACCAGGGGCTGTACAACGGGTTTCTGGCCGCCGGTCTTATCTGGGCGCTGCTGATTGCGGACCCGGCCTGGCACCGCAACGTGGCCAGCTTTTTCCTGGGGTGTGTGGCGGTGGCGGGGCTGTATGGGGCAGCTACCGCGGGCCGGCGTATACTCTGGGTGCAAACGCTGCCTGCGCTGCTGGCCTTGGGGGCGGTGTGGCTGGCCTGA
- a CDS encoding TonB family protein, translating into MMFITTLFMFGQVLMGHPQLALARLAESPVHAAAPAATISGHVVTDAEEPLPGVVVTVKGTPHATSTNATGDFLLPLPETSSVLVFKCQGYRDQTVTVSATQPLTVKMYAFNRSAAPGSVGSAGADGAGKSTVLTYSEVPPTFPGGDAAYRKFVSQNAHYPEAALAKGLSGTVFVSFVVDEEGRITDAQVARGCGNGFDEEALRIIRLMPWWNPGRNGGDAVRVSKTMAVPFVFRERP; encoded by the coding sequence ATGATGTTCATTACTACGCTATTTATGTTTGGCCAAGTGCTGATGGGCCATCCGCAACTGGCTTTGGCTCGCTTGGCCGAAAGCCCCGTGCACGCGGCGGCTCCCGCGGCCACCATCAGCGGCCACGTGGTGACCGATGCGGAGGAGCCGCTGCCGGGCGTCGTGGTGACGGTGAAGGGCACGCCGCACGCCACCAGCACCAATGCCACCGGCGACTTCCTGCTGCCGCTGCCCGAAACCAGTTCGGTGCTGGTATTCAAGTGCCAGGGCTACCGCGACCAAACCGTGACCGTGTCGGCCACCCAGCCCCTGACGGTAAAAATGTATGCCTTCAACCGCTCGGCCGCGCCGGGCAGCGTGGGCTCCGCGGGGGCCGATGGCGCCGGCAAATCGACGGTGCTCACCTACTCGGAAGTGCCGCCCACGTTTCCGGGCGGCGACGCGGCCTACCGCAAGTTTGTGAGCCAGAACGCGCATTATCCCGAAGCTGCGCTGGCCAAAGGCCTGTCGGGTACGGTGTTCGTGAGCTTTGTGGTGGATGAGGAAGGGCGCATTACCGACGCGCAGGTGGCCCGCGGCTGCGGCAACGGTTTCGACGAGGAAGCCCTGCGCATCATCCGCCTCATGCCCTGGTGGAACCCCGGCCGAAACGGCGGCGACGCCGTGCGCGTGTCCAAGACCATGGCCGTGCCGTTCGTGTTCCGGGAGCGGCCGTAG